CTCCTAGTAGGACATATCTAATATTCGACTAATCGGATGAATTACTCGATCAACCACTGAAATACGCGTTAAAACACCTAACAGCGAGATTTAATCGGTTGAAAAGCGCCTGAAACGCAAAATTGTGTCCCCCGATTGGATTTCTAACGATTGGGAAAAAACGGAATTGATCAGGAAAAAACCCCCATCGGAAAAGCGTATGGAATCTGTGAAAATCTGCTCATCAACCGAGGCATTCCCTTTCTCAATTCCCAACGTATCGTACAAGGTACCTCCCGGACAGTTGGGTCTCAGGCGACGTAATGATAAGGAGTCATCTGTATTGAGTTCAAACATGAACAATACTGAATCTGCACAGTCATTGAGTAGTTGATCACCATTGAGCAAAATAGATGTAGGAGACCAGGTTGCCTGGTCGCCACCTGTCAACAATCGCTCGACTTGATAGTCATAGAGCTGGCTACTAAAGTCCTCGCTGCACGCCCAAATGAAACCTATCAGTAAGAGCAAAAACTTACCTGACTTCACCATCGCGATTGATAATTAGGAAGCCCAACTCACCATTGGTCAGCGGATATTGCTCCTGAGGATAGAGGAAGATCGTGGTTTCTCCAATCTCATGGCTATAGGTCGTGTATTCTGGTTTTCGACTGGTTTGTGCATTGACAGACCAATTGAGTTCTCCCGCTAATTCCACATTCACGACATTGATATTGGACTCTCCGGCTACTAGCTCTTTATAGATGTAAAATGCAACCTGAGAAGAATCGGAAGACAGGGTATCTGTCTCGAATGCATAATTGATGTCGACATAAAGTAGTTCTGTCTCAAATCGCCTCTCCCATACGAGTGACCGATCAGCTCCGAATCGAGCCACAAACCCGATCACGGAATCTCGCTTAAACCCCCAAGTCATGATCTCATTATCTGGAAGATCAAGGTATCCTTTGGTTACAAAATCACCTTCATAAGTGTTGTCCACTACGTGTAAAGGAATGGTATCTGTTGCGGTAACGCCCCAATTGTCTCGCATGAACCAAAAGTCTTTGTTGGCTTGCCAATAGTCTCGCATTCCAGCTATCCATGAACGCGTACCTGCAGCATAGTTTTTCAATCCGTTCGCTCCTCCGTAAGCCTGAAGAAATTCCGGATAATATTCGGCTCCCCGAGTTATTTCCATGGCGTCAAGATCAAGTAATTCATCAACCGCATCCATTGCATCCATGATACTATCCGCCATGCCTAATTGATAGGCGATCACAGAACTGTCCAGTAACATGGTATTCATCGTTGTATCAGTAAGAAAACGAATGGCATTCTCTTTCATTTTAGCATGCAGCAATTTTCTTGGCAATGGCTGCGAATCATATTTATTCAGCGTTGTATTCAAAACAGGAGGAATGCTTTCGGGGGCGGCCAAAGCAGTTCCGGATTTTAACGCATTGGTGGCTTGCATCAGCTGCTTATTGAGTGATTTCAGTCCATTTTTCATCGTGAAAATCTCTTGATTCAGGAGGTTCCTTGATTTAGAAGCCCAATCAGAAAACTGCCAGGTACGGATGATAGTGTTACTATCCGGAAACTTCGGAGTTCGTTCCGAAAATTGCTGGACAGGCAGGTACTCGATATTACTGTAATAATCCTCGGCTCCCAGCTCCTTGCCTACTTTCATCGTCTCGTTGGCTTTGTCATCAAACGACTTGAAGGCCGCTTGCATGTCACCCAACACGGTAATGGTTTCAAGATCCGACTTTAAAAGAAAATCGTAGTAGCTCGATGAATTTGAAACAATCCCATTAAAGCTTTTCAGTAATACGCTTTCAATGCGTGTCAATTCACCCACGGCCTGATGGAATGATCTCACCGCCGCGATTCTGTTTTCAACAGTTGCTATTTTTTCCTCGATGGCCAGATGTACATCCGACATTTTAATCCCAAACTCCCCTGAACGCAGATCGCGCCGATTGAAAGCTTGATAATACTGATCATTTTTCTTCAACTCTTTTTCAGTGATCAAGGTGATGCTTTTGCGATAATAGCCAAGCGCGTCTTCACCGTAAGTGTACAAGGCCGCCGTATCCGCCACAATGTCTTGTAGCAGGAAATGCGCTTCGGTGATCAAACCCATCTGATAATGGGCGTTGGCATGTTCCGAATTTTTTTCATCATCCAGGAATCGCTTCAAAAGCGGCTCGACTTTGTTGAATTTCCGAGCTTCCAGATCGGGGAATATTTCCTTGTACTTTACTTTTTGCGCAGAAAGTGTACCAACAGCAACGAGCAGGAGGATCAATAAAGAGAGCTTCTTCATATTCCTTAATTATATCCAGTAAAAGTACAAAAAACGAACTTGTATTCAGGTCTTAATCGGGACAGTATTACCAGAGCTAACTCAATTAACGGTTGAACTTCCCCTTCAGCATGGCCAGTTTTGCCTGCAAATCCCCTTCTGGCTCTGAAGAACGAGGCTTTTGTTTGGATTTGAAATTTGGCTTTTTCTGACGTTCCTGACCAAATGGATCGGCTTTCAAGGAAAGGGAAATGCGCATGCGGGAAACATCGACTTCCGTCACTGTTACTTGAACGTGTTGCTGCAACTTCACCACCTTGCTTGGATCATTAACAAACTTATCGGCCAGATGTGAAACGTGAACCAGGCCATCCTGATGTACTCCTACATCCACAAAAGCACCAAATTTCGTGATGTTGGTTACGATACCCGGCAATTTCATTCCTACGGATAAATGGGTAATATCCGTGATGCCGTCTGCAAATTGGAAGACTTCAAAGGCTTCTCTGGGATCTCGCCCTGGTTTGTCCAGCTCCTGTACAATGTCTTGCAGGGTAGGCAACCCGACTTCATCAGTCATGTAGTTCTTCAGGTTCAGTTTGCTGCGGAGCTCCGCACTGCTCATCAGCTGAGACACATTCGCTTGCAGGTCTTTTGCCATTTGCTCTACAATGGCGTATCGCTCGGGGTGAACCGCGCTGGTATCCAGTAAGTTTTCTCCATTTTGGATTCTTAAGAACCCTGCTGCCTGCTCAAATGCTTTGTCCCCCAATCGTGGCACCTTTCGAAGGTCTTTCCTCTGCTTAAAAGGACCATTCTCATTGCGATAAGCAACGATGTTTTCTGCCAATTGAGGACCAAGCCCCGACACATAGGTCAGTAATTCTTTGCTAGCGGTATTCAGTTCAACTCCTACCCCATTCACACAGGCCATTACCACGTCATCGAGTGATTTTTTCAAGGAACTTTGATCTACATCATGTTGATATTGCCCTACTCCAATGGATTTCGGATCGATTTTCACCAATTCCGCCAGCGGATCCATCAAACGACGACCAATAGAAACAGCACCTCTTACCGTCACATCCTGATCCGGGAATTCATTTCTGGCTGTTTCGGATGCGGAATAAACAGAAGCACCACTTTCACTGACGACAGTAATCACCAGATTAGCTGGCAGGTCCAATGCTCGAATGAATTGCTCAGTTTCCCGGCTTGCCGTTCCATTTCCAATGGCAATGGCTTCAATGTTATGTTGCTTGACCAGGTGCTTCACCGTCTCACCCGCTTTCATGGTCTCGCGTTGCGGGGTATTTGGGAAAATTGCTTCAAATGCCAGCAGCTGACCTTGCTTACCCAAACAAACCACTTTGCAACCTGTACGATAACCAGGATCTACGGCCATTACTGCCTTTTGTCCCAGGGGTGCGGCTAACAACAATTGTTTCAGGTTCTCGGAGAATACCTGAATGGCTTCTCCATCGGCCTTTTTCTTGGATTCCAGTCGGACTTCATTTTCGAGACTGGGTTTCATCAGCCGTTTGTAAGCATCTTTGATCGCTCCTTGCACCTGCTCTGTAGATTCATTGTTGCCTTTCAAAAAGCGCCTTTCCAAACGAGAAACGGCTTCATCTTCATCTGGTGCAATGTCCACCAACAGCATCATTTCTCGCTCTCCACGCCGGATAGCCAGCAGTCGGTGAGAAGGGATTTTGTCAATGCCTTCTGTCCACTCAAAGTAGTCTTTGTATTTAGCGGCGGCCGTTTCTTTACCTTTCAGGACTTTGGAGGAAATCACCCCTTCCTTCATGAACAATCTTCTGATCTCATCTCTGGCGCTGGCGTCTTCATTGATCATTTCAGCAATGATATCACGTGCCCCATAGATCGCCTGAAGCTCGCTGCCAACTCCTTTTTCTTCGTTCACGTATTTAGCTGCTTCGGCCATTACATCTTCAGGTCCTTGCTTCCACAGGAATTGTGAAAGTGGCTCCAGCCCCTTTTCCCTCGCCACGGAAGCTTTCGTTTTACGCTTGGGCTTGTATGGGAGGTAAAGATCCTCCAACACGTTCATCGTTTCTGCTCCGTTGATCTTGGCTTTCAATTCCGGAGTGAGTTTTCCTTGTTCCTCGATGGAGCCTAAAATGCTTTCACGTCGTTTGTCCAGATCACGAAGCTGCTGAATGCGATCGCGGATCGTACTGACTGCCAGATCATCCAAACTGCCGGTTCGCTCTTTCCGGTATCTGGAGATGAATGGAACTGTGGCTCCTTCATCCAATAGACTAACGGTAGCATCGACCTGTGAGGGTTTGATCAATAATTCTTTGGCAATCTTCTCCGAGTGAGATCTCATTCAATTTTATTTTTTGAGGTGCGCAAAAAAATAGAAAAAGTTGGAAAGTGAGAAAAAGAAGGTGGGGTATTATGCTGTCTTCCCGTATATATCAGCAAAAGTTAAGCATTAATGAAAGTAAGTGCCGTCATCTGGTTCGATTCTAAAGAGCAGCAATACTACTTTTCCAACATTGCTGATTTCAATTCGATGGTCGCCATGAACCACGCAAATCCTGACAATGTCCTTTTTCAGTTTAATGAAACGACCGAAAGGATTGGGCACAAGGTGCTGAAGGAATTGAGGTGCGCACAGGTAGTGGGGTGAATTTGAGAGAGTAATCAACCGTGATTGCACAGTGAGTCTATTGGACTTCTATTTAGTAATCCCTCTTATCAAGGGGGCTAGGGGGATTCGAAGCTTTCCAGACTTCAATGAAATGATATATTTCGCCTAGAACAAAGGTCATAATAAATTTCACATCCAGATCGTCAAAACGGAGGAATGACACCCCCATTTGTTCCAAAAGGTTTTGTCTTCTCTCATCTCCAATCGATGCCTGGTCATGAACATGACTCTCTCCGTCCACTTCAATCACAAGATTTAGCTTCTTACAATAGAAATCAACAATATAGTTATCTATTGGTTTTTGACGATTGAATTTGAATCCTTTAACCTGGGCAGCCCTCAATTCATTCCCAAAGTAAAACTTCGGAATATGTGCTATTATTCCTTAGCTGTCTTGAAAACTCCTTAAGGTTTTTGTTATAGGGTAAGTAATACACGTTATTCTGAAAGTTGTTTGAATCGTAATTTGATAAGAATCCCCCACCCTTTCCGGGCACCCCCTTTCAAGGGGGACTCCTTTAAATTGAACGACAAATTCTGTTAATTTTTAATGGGATCGGAATCTTACCTTTCAAAATATTGTATTCTTGATGACTGAATAAAGAAGCATGGCTGAGAAACAACGAAAAATTTCCAAAGAAGCACGTGAATGGATCATCCTGATCGCAGTAGGATCGTTCCTTTATTTCACAGGGCTTCATACGACCGTGATCGGCACCTTGCAGCGGGGGATTCTGGCCACAGGCATCATGCAACCTTCACTGGAGCAGGAGATGAAAAAGGCCTCATATGATCTTTTACTGGAAGACATGGAAGGCAACCAAGTGTCCTTGTCTTCTTTGAAAGGCAAAACCATCTTCATGAACCTATGGGCTACCTGGTGTGCACCCTGTGTCGCGGAAATGCCCGACATAAACGGGCTGTACGAGCAAATGAATGGTGAAGTAGCTTTTGTCATGCTTTCAAGGGATGAAGATGAGGCTAAAGCCAGGAACTGGATTTTACGCAAAGGCTATGATTTTCCAGTCTACTTTCAACGTTCGGCCATGCCTCCACAATATCAGACCGGTTCTATCCCGACTACTTTCGTCATTTCCCCTAAAGGCAACATTACTGTAACGCGTTCGGGTATGGCCAAATACGATACGGAGGAATTTAGGAATTATTTGGCTTCTCTCAACTCAGACGACCTGCTCAATCCCAATTTAACTGACCGCTAGAAAGTCCCAGGTAGGTACACAATCTATAAAGGATACGCGCCCCTACATTCGCATCCCACTCATTTTCCCCTGGACCTACTTCTGACAGGTCAAATCCAATGATCTCTTTACCGGATCTGGCTACTGCTCGTAATAAATAATCGGCTTCTTCGAATGTAAGTCCTCCAGGAACTGGAGTACCCGCATTAGGACATAGAAAAGGCTGCAACCCATCGATATCAAAACTGATATAAACCCGATCGGGTAACGTTGCAATGATTTGCTCCACCCAATCATGCCAGGAATGCCCCTGCATCATACCGGCTTTCACCTGATCGTCATAAAAGACATGGATCGGATTTTCGGACTGCTTGATGAAATTCACTTCCTCCTCGCAATAATCCCGGATACCTACTTGCGTGATCGACTGAATTCTTTCTAATCGAATGGCATTGTACATGATTGAGGCATGGGAAAATTCGAATCCTTCATAAGCTTGTCTCAAGTCCATGTGTGCATCAATCTGCAGTATACCAAAACTCTGTTGATCACTCAAAGCCTTTATCAAACCCAGCGGAGTAGAGTGATCACCTCCTAGAAAAGCGACCTTTTTTCCTCTGTCCAACCAGGTACTGGCCAAATCATGGCCATGCAAAAACATTTCCTGGCAAGCCTGGTTGACCATCCTAAGTTGATTAGAATCAACTGGCTTGTCTTGCTCAAGCTCATCAATGATGGCTTCGGCCAATTGACGACTTTGAATGTTGTCTTTCTCAAACAATAAATTCTCAACCATTGCCACGGGGTAAGACCAGGGTCTTTCCACCCCATAAAGCTCAAAATCCAATTGAACAGAAGCATCCAAAATGGCCTTTGGCCCCAAAGCTGTACCTGCTCCATAAGAAACGGTAACATCCCATGGCATCGGAATAATGATCAGGTCGGCATCTTCTGGTTGATAAGGAAAACCAAACAGACTGCCTTTTATGCCTACTCCTGACGGATCAAAATCGACCATCAACTGATCTCTCTTGGAGAAACGTAGCGATCCAGGTTCCCGGTTTTCTCACTTGCTTCAGCCCAATCAAAGTCGGAGAATGTAATGATGGCCATACTTCCAGGTTCCATGTTGACAACTGGAGATCCTGTGAGGTACTCTGCGAGGTAAGTAATGGAAGGATTGTGGGCCACCATCATCGCCCCATTGATATCATCGGAAATGGCATTAACCGTCCTTAAAAAAGTCCGCACCGAAGCTTCATACAGTTCCGCATCTTGCTGAACGCTACCTTTGCCTAAGGATTCGTTGATTAATTCCGCGGTGGTTTTGGCTCTCAATGCCGTACTTGAAATAATTTGATCGATAGAAAATGCTTGCTCATCCACCCATTTCCCTAGGCGTCGGGCGACTCGTTCTCCTTCACCAGTCAGAGGTCGTTGAAAATCACTTGCAGTCGTATTGGCTGCTTCGGCGTGTCTTACGAGATAAAGTTTCTTAACCATTATTATTGCGGCGGCGTTAATCAGAGGGTTGAATTACGCAATTTATCCATTGAATGCCAAAGTTCACTTGGAGTTTACAAAACATTGGTTACATCTTTGGCGCCGTAAAACACGACTATTATGGGGAAAAATCTTGTCATTGTAGAGTCTCCTGCGAAAGCAAAGACCATTGAAGGCTACCTGGGAAAGGACTATGAAGTCACTTCCTCGTATGGTCACGTCCGGGATTTGCCAAAAGGAGAAAACGCAATT
This DNA window, taken from Cytophagales bacterium, encodes the following:
- a CDS encoding Tex family protein — its product is MRSHSEKIAKELLIKPSQVDATVSLLDEGATVPFISRYRKERTGSLDDLAVSTIRDRIQQLRDLDKRRESILGSIEEQGKLTPELKAKINGAETMNVLEDLYLPYKPKRKTKASVAREKGLEPLSQFLWKQGPEDVMAEAAKYVNEEKGVGSELQAIYGARDIIAEMINEDASARDEIRRLFMKEGVISSKVLKGKETAAAKYKDYFEWTEGIDKIPSHRLLAIRRGEREMMLLVDIAPDEDEAVSRLERRFLKGNNESTEQVQGAIKDAYKRLMKPSLENEVRLESKKKADGEAIQVFSENLKQLLLAAPLGQKAVMAVDPGYRTGCKVVCLGKQGQLLAFEAIFPNTPQRETMKAGETVKHLVKQHNIEAIAIGNGTASRETEQFIRALDLPANLVITVVSESGASVYSASETARNEFPDQDVTVRGAVSIGRRLMDPLAELVKIDPKSIGVGQYQHDVDQSSLKKSLDDVVMACVNGVGVELNTASKELLTYVSGLGPQLAENIVAYRNENGPFKQRKDLRKVPRLGDKAFEQAAGFLRIQNGENLLDTSAVHPERYAIVEQMAKDLQANVSQLMSSAELRSKLNLKNYMTDEVGLPTLQDIVQELDKPGRDPREAFEVFQFADGITDITHLSVGMKLPGIVTNITKFGAFVDVGVHQDGLVHVSHLADKFVNDPSKVVKLQQHVQVTVTEVDVSRMRISLSLKADPFGQERQKKPNFKSKQKPRSSEPEGDLQAKLAMLKGKFNR
- a CDS encoding endonuclease domain-containing protein, producing the protein MRAAQVKGFKFNRQKPIDNYIVDFYCKKLNLVIEVDGESHVHDQASIGDERRQNLLEQMGVSFLRFDDLDVKFIMTFVLGEIYHFIEVWKASNPPSPLDKRDY
- a CDS encoding TlpA disulfide reductase family protein, yielding MAEKQRKISKEAREWIILIAVGSFLYFTGLHTTVIGTLQRGILATGIMQPSLEQEMKKASYDLLLEDMEGNQVSLSSLKGKTIFMNLWATWCAPCVAEMPDINGLYEQMNGEVAFVMLSRDEDEAKARNWILRKGYDFPVYFQRSAMPPQYQTGSIPTTFVISPKGNITVTRSGMAKYDTEEFRNYLASLNSDDLLNPNLTDR
- a CDS encoding agmatinase family protein, which produces MVDFDPSGVGIKGSLFGFPYQPEDADLIIIPMPWDVTVSYGAGTALGPKAILDASVQLDFELYGVERPWSYPVAMVENLLFEKDNIQSRQLAEAIIDELEQDKPVDSNQLRMVNQACQEMFLHGHDLASTWLDRGKKVAFLGGDHSTPLGLIKALSDQQSFGILQIDAHMDLRQAYEGFEFSHASIMYNAIRLERIQSITQVGIRDYCEEEVNFIKQSENPIHVFYDDQVKAGMMQGHSWHDWVEQIIATLPDRVYISFDIDGLQPFLCPNAGTPVPGGLTFEEADYLLRAVARSGKEIIGFDLSEVGPGENEWDANVGARILYRLCTYLGLSSGQLNWD
- a CDS encoding histidine phosphatase family protein; this translates as MVKKLYLVRHAEAANTTASDFQRPLTGEGERVARRLGKWVDEQAFSIDQIISSTALRAKTTAELINESLGKGSVQQDAELYEASVRTFLRTVNAISDDINGAMMVAHNPSITYLAEYLTGSPVVNMEPGSMAIITFSDFDWAEASEKTGNLDRYVSPREIS